The following proteins are encoded in a genomic region of Apis mellifera strain DH4 linkage group LG14, Amel_HAv3.1, whole genome shotgun sequence:
- the LOC408503 gene encoding uncharacterized Golgi apparatus membrane protein-like protein CG5021 isoform X4: protein MDDDTIAFGEEDETSQNSNKLKHPYVTMFHLAFRISAIIAYMLCGWFSNSFITSFVVVVLLLSMDFWTVKNITGRLMVGLRWWNYVDDNGKSHWVFESRKNRINTTEARIFWLALILCPLLWSVFFVVALFSLRFKWLLLVCIAIVLNGANLYGYVKCKMGNDKNISAATSDFLRKQVIQNVASMMTRSPPTGNSNEPTNVI, encoded by the exons ATGGACGATGATACAATTGCTTTTGGCGAAGAAGATGAAACGAGtcaaaatagtaataaacttaa acATCCATATGTCACCATGTTTCATTTAGCCTTCAGAATATCAGCGATAATAGCATATATGTTATGTGGATGGTTTTCAAATAGTTTTATAACTagttttgttgttgttgtattACTTTTATCAATGGATTTTTGgactgtaaaaaatattactggaAGATTAATGGTTGGACTTAGATGGTGGAATTACGTGGATGATAATGGAAAGAGCCATTGGGTATTTGAATCTAGAAag AATCGCATTAATACCACGGAAGCTCGTATCTTTTGGTTAGCCTTAATTCTTTGTCCCCTTTTATGGTCAGTATTTTTTGTGGTGGCATTATTTAGTTTAAGATTTAAGTGGCTTCTACTTGTTTGTATCGCGATTGTTTTAAATGGTGCAAATTTATACGGATACGTGAAATGCAAAAtgggaaatgataaaaatatttctgcgGCAACTAGTGATTTTTTGAGGAAACAAGTCATACAAAAt GTTGCATCCATGATGACTAGAAGTCCTCCCACGGGTAATTCAAACGAGCCAACCaatgtgatataa
- the LOC410567 gene encoding zinc transporter ZIP11 isoform X1, whose amino-acid sequence MLKDYSPIVQALLGTLFTWALTAAGAALVIVIRGKQRKLLDISLGFAGGVMIAASYWSLLAPAIEMATKSKIYGAEGEYAFVPIGVGFLIGAAFVYGTDALISSLGIQSPNVLLAMQSVGTKQRRKILAKLKSDEDLDDYDPYNDVQISDGKMYTQIESTTIDGFYEQNTRRRQIANINRPTEQGEIGTIYDDPNNECRNNQWKRVLLLVVAITVHNIPEGLAVGVGFAAVGNSASATFENARNLAIGIGIQNFPEGLAVSLPLQAAGISTLKSFWYGQLSGMVEPLAGVLGAAGVTFAEPVLPYALAFAAGAMIYVVIDDIVPEAHQSGNGKLASWAAIVGFLVMMSLDVGLG is encoded by the exons ATGTTAAAGGATTATTCGCCGATTGTACAGGCGCTCCTAGGAACGTTATTTACATGGGCTCTCACTGCAGCGGGTGCCGCACTTGTCATCGTGATTCGAGGAAAGCAA CGTAAATTGTTGGACATCAGCCTGGGATTTGCGGGCGGCGTAATGATAGCGGCAAGTTACTGGTCGCTACTGGCACCTGCTATCGAAATGGCGACAAAGAGCAAAATTTACGGTGCTGAAGGCGAATACGCGTTCGTACCAATCGGAGTTGGATTTCTCATAGGCGCGGCTTTCGTTTATGGGACGGACGCGTTGATATCTTCCCTTGGCATTCAGTCCCCCAATGTGCTTTTAGCTATGCAGTCAGTCGGTACGAAACAAAGACGCAAGATCCTTGCAAAACTAAAGAGTGACGAGGATTTAGACGATTATGATCCGTATAACGACGTACAGATATCTGATGGAAAAATGTATACTCAAATTGAATCGACAACCATCGAtg GTTTCTATGAGCAAAATACCCGAAGACGTCAAATTGCGAATATAAACAGGCCAACAGAGCAAGGAGAAATAGGCACGATTTACGATGATCCCAACAACGAATGTAGAAACAATCAATGGAAAAGAGTATTGTTATTGGTTGTTGCCATCACG GTACACAATATTCCAGAAGGTCTTGCAGTTGGAGTAGGATTCGCAGCAGTAGGTAACAGTGCATCAGCAACTTTTGAAAATGCAAG aaaccTCGCAATCGGAATcggtattcaaaattttcccgAGGGATTGGCGGTGTCTTTGCCCCTGCAAGCGGCTGGGATCAGCACACTGAAGAGCTTCTGGTACGGGCAACTGTCGGGGATGGTGGAACCTCTGGCCGGCGTCCTTGGCGCAGCCGGAGTGACGTTCGCTGAACCCGTGCTACCTTACGCGCTCGCCTTCGCAGCCGGTGCAATGATCTATGTCGTGATCGACGATATTGTTCCGGAAGCGCATCAAAG
- the LOC410567 gene encoding zinc transporter ZIP11 isoform X2, producing MLKDYSPIVQALLGTLFTWALTAAGAALVIVIRGKQRKLLDISLGFAGGVMIAASYWSLLAPAIEMATKSKIYGAEGEYAFVPIGVGFLIGAAFVYGTDALISSLGIQSPNVLLAMQSVGFYEQNTRRRQIANINRPTEQGEIGTIYDDPNNECRNNQWKRVLLLVVAITVHNIPEGLAVGVGFAAVGNSASATFENARNLAIGIGIQNFPEGLAVSLPLQAAGISTLKSFWYGQLSGMVEPLAGVLGAAGVTFAEPVLPYALAFAAGAMIYVVIDDIVPEAHQSGNGKLASWAAIVGFLVMMSLDVGLG from the exons ATGTTAAAGGATTATTCGCCGATTGTACAGGCGCTCCTAGGAACGTTATTTACATGGGCTCTCACTGCAGCGGGTGCCGCACTTGTCATCGTGATTCGAGGAAAGCAA CGTAAATTGTTGGACATCAGCCTGGGATTTGCGGGCGGCGTAATGATAGCGGCAAGTTACTGGTCGCTACTGGCACCTGCTATCGAAATGGCGACAAAGAGCAAAATTTACGGTGCTGAAGGCGAATACGCGTTCGTACCAATCGGAGTTGGATTTCTCATAGGCGCGGCTTTCGTTTATGGGACGGACGCGTTGATATCTTCCCTTGGCATTCAGTCCCCCAATGTGCTTTTAGCTATGCAGTCAGTCG GTTTCTATGAGCAAAATACCCGAAGACGTCAAATTGCGAATATAAACAGGCCAACAGAGCAAGGAGAAATAGGCACGATTTACGATGATCCCAACAACGAATGTAGAAACAATCAATGGAAAAGAGTATTGTTATTGGTTGTTGCCATCACG GTACACAATATTCCAGAAGGTCTTGCAGTTGGAGTAGGATTCGCAGCAGTAGGTAACAGTGCATCAGCAACTTTTGAAAATGCAAG aaaccTCGCAATCGGAATcggtattcaaaattttcccgAGGGATTGGCGGTGTCTTTGCCCCTGCAAGCGGCTGGGATCAGCACACTGAAGAGCTTCTGGTACGGGCAACTGTCGGGGATGGTGGAACCTCTGGCCGGCGTCCTTGGCGCAGCCGGAGTGACGTTCGCTGAACCCGTGCTACCTTACGCGCTCGCCTTCGCAGCCGGTGCAATGATCTATGTCGTGATCGACGATATTGTTCCGGAAGCGCATCAAAG
- the LOC408503 gene encoding uncharacterized Golgi apparatus membrane protein-like protein CG5021 isoform X3: protein MDDDTIAFGEEDETSQNSNKLKHPYVTMFHLAFRISAIIAYMLCGWFSNSFITSFVVVVLLLSMDFWTVKNITGRLMVGLRWWNYVDDNGKSHWVFESRKGVQQNRINTTEARIFWLALILCPLLWSVFFVVALFSLRFKWLLLVCIAIVLNGANLYGYVKCKMGNDKNISAATSDFLRKQVIQNVASMMTRSPPTGNSNEPTNVI from the exons ATGGACGATGATACAATTGCTTTTGGCGAAGAAGATGAAACGAGtcaaaatagtaataaacttaa acATCCATATGTCACCATGTTTCATTTAGCCTTCAGAATATCAGCGATAATAGCATATATGTTATGTGGATGGTTTTCAAATAGTTTTATAACTagttttgttgttgttgtattACTTTTATCAATGGATTTTTGgactgtaaaaaatattactggaAGATTAATGGTTGGACTTAGATGGTGGAATTACGTGGATGATAATGGAAAGAGCCATTGGGTATTTGAATCTAGAAag GGTGTTCAACAGAATCGCATTAATACCACGGAAGCTCGTATCTTTTGGTTAGCCTTAATTCTTTGTCCCCTTTTATGGTCAGTATTTTTTGTGGTGGCATTATTTAGTTTAAGATTTAAGTGGCTTCTACTTGTTTGTATCGCGATTGTTTTAAATGGTGCAAATTTATACGGATACGTGAAATGCAAAAtgggaaatgataaaaatatttctgcgGCAACTAGTGATTTTTTGAGGAAACAAGTCATACAAAAt GTTGCATCCATGATGACTAGAAGTCCTCCCACGGGTAATTCAAACGAGCCAACCaatgtgatataa
- the LOC408503 gene encoding uncharacterized Golgi apparatus membrane protein-like protein CG5021 isoform X2, which yields MASASVPLLMDDDTIAFGEEDETSQNSNKLKHPYVTMFHLAFRISAIIAYMLCGWFSNSFITSFVVVVLLLSMDFWTVKNITGRLMVGLRWWNYVDDNGKSHWVFESRKNRINTTEARIFWLALILCPLLWSVFFVVALFSLRFKWLLLVCIAIVLNGANLYGYVKCKMGNDKNISAATSDFLRKQVIQNVASMMTRSPPTGNSNEPTNVI from the exons ATGGCGTCTGCGTCG gttcCTTTGCTAATGGACGATGATACAATTGCTTTTGGCGAAGAAGATGAAACGAGtcaaaatagtaataaacttaa acATCCATATGTCACCATGTTTCATTTAGCCTTCAGAATATCAGCGATAATAGCATATATGTTATGTGGATGGTTTTCAAATAGTTTTATAACTagttttgttgttgttgtattACTTTTATCAATGGATTTTTGgactgtaaaaaatattactggaAGATTAATGGTTGGACTTAGATGGTGGAATTACGTGGATGATAATGGAAAGAGCCATTGGGTATTTGAATCTAGAAag AATCGCATTAATACCACGGAAGCTCGTATCTTTTGGTTAGCCTTAATTCTTTGTCCCCTTTTATGGTCAGTATTTTTTGTGGTGGCATTATTTAGTTTAAGATTTAAGTGGCTTCTACTTGTTTGTATCGCGATTGTTTTAAATGGTGCAAATTTATACGGATACGTGAAATGCAAAAtgggaaatgataaaaatatttctgcgGCAACTAGTGATTTTTTGAGGAAACAAGTCATACAAAAt GTTGCATCCATGATGACTAGAAGTCCTCCCACGGGTAATTCAAACGAGCCAACCaatgtgatataa
- the LOC408503 gene encoding uncharacterized Golgi apparatus membrane protein-like protein CG5021 isoform X1, whose amino-acid sequence MASASVPLLMDDDTIAFGEEDETSQNSNKLKHPYVTMFHLAFRISAIIAYMLCGWFSNSFITSFVVVVLLLSMDFWTVKNITGRLMVGLRWWNYVDDNGKSHWVFESRKGVQQNRINTTEARIFWLALILCPLLWSVFFVVALFSLRFKWLLLVCIAIVLNGANLYGYVKCKMGNDKNISAATSDFLRKQVIQNVASMMTRSPPTGNSNEPTNVI is encoded by the exons ATGGCGTCTGCGTCG gttcCTTTGCTAATGGACGATGATACAATTGCTTTTGGCGAAGAAGATGAAACGAGtcaaaatagtaataaacttaa acATCCATATGTCACCATGTTTCATTTAGCCTTCAGAATATCAGCGATAATAGCATATATGTTATGTGGATGGTTTTCAAATAGTTTTATAACTagttttgttgttgttgtattACTTTTATCAATGGATTTTTGgactgtaaaaaatattactggaAGATTAATGGTTGGACTTAGATGGTGGAATTACGTGGATGATAATGGAAAGAGCCATTGGGTATTTGAATCTAGAAag GGTGTTCAACAGAATCGCATTAATACCACGGAAGCTCGTATCTTTTGGTTAGCCTTAATTCTTTGTCCCCTTTTATGGTCAGTATTTTTTGTGGTGGCATTATTTAGTTTAAGATTTAAGTGGCTTCTACTTGTTTGTATCGCGATTGTTTTAAATGGTGCAAATTTATACGGATACGTGAAATGCAAAAtgggaaatgataaaaatatttctgcgGCAACTAGTGATTTTTTGAGGAAACAAGTCATACAAAAt GTTGCATCCATGATGACTAGAAGTCCTCCCACGGGTAATTCAAACGAGCCAACCaatgtgatataa